A window of Phytoactinopolyspora mesophila contains these coding sequences:
- a CDS encoding ABC transporter substrate-binding protein, translating into MTRLLRWCGCVLTATMLIACGGTGGAGDGSSSITVVLFGDAEEIAGYHDLVEAFEDANDDLQVNLSPVATQDELMARLTTSFAGGNPPDVFLLNFRRYGQFAAEDAIEPAQSYVDASDVLDEADFSPAALDAFRFDGEELTCLPQNLSSLVVYYNRDLFEAAGLPLPRDGWDWHEFLAAAQSLTGDGVYGLGTEAWIIRLAPFIWSNGGEVVDDPDHPSTLTLTVDDATREAVDWFLDLQLEHSVVPPDAEEQSESSQARFLRGTLGMYMNSRVAVPVLRTIDDFEWDVAPLPVAPGGEPATILHSDAYCMSADLADHTNAWRFIEFAMDVPGQERLAASGRTVPSRVDVAQSEVFLEPHEPPRSSQVYLDAEPHLRTTPRTGTWSRVEREANALLEEVFYGRVEREEGLRRLEEDLRPLFDLSIGGTDR; encoded by the coding sequence TTGACCCGATTGTTGCGCTGGTGTGGCTGCGTGCTGACCGCGACCATGCTCATCGCGTGCGGAGGGACCGGCGGCGCGGGCGACGGCTCGTCCAGCATCACGGTGGTGCTGTTCGGCGACGCGGAGGAGATAGCCGGCTACCACGACCTGGTCGAAGCGTTCGAGGACGCCAACGACGACCTCCAGGTCAACCTGTCGCCCGTGGCTACCCAGGACGAGCTCATGGCGCGGTTGACCACATCGTTCGCGGGCGGCAACCCACCCGACGTGTTCCTGCTGAACTTCCGCCGGTACGGCCAGTTCGCCGCCGAGGACGCGATCGAACCGGCACAGTCCTATGTGGATGCCAGCGACGTGCTCGACGAGGCGGACTTCAGCCCCGCCGCACTCGACGCCTTCCGGTTCGACGGCGAGGAGCTCACCTGTTTGCCGCAGAATCTCTCGTCGCTCGTCGTCTATTACAACCGGGATCTGTTCGAGGCGGCCGGCCTGCCCCTGCCCCGGGACGGCTGGGACTGGCACGAGTTCCTCGCCGCAGCACAATCATTGACCGGCGACGGGGTGTACGGCCTGGGAACAGAAGCGTGGATCATCCGGCTCGCACCCTTCATCTGGTCGAACGGCGGCGAGGTCGTCGACGATCCGGACCACCCGTCCACGCTGACCCTGACCGTCGACGACGCTACCCGGGAAGCGGTCGACTGGTTCCTCGACCTGCAACTCGAGCACAGCGTGGTCCCGCCGGACGCCGAGGAACAAAGTGAATCGAGCCAGGCCAGGTTCCTACGCGGGACCCTGGGGATGTACATGAACAGCCGGGTGGCGGTTCCGGTCCTGCGCACCATCGACGACTTCGAGTGGGACGTCGCGCCGCTGCCGGTAGCGCCCGGGGGCGAACCGGCGACCATCCTGCACAGCGATGCCTACTGCATGAGTGCGGACCTCGCCGACCACACCAACGCGTGGCGTTTCATCGAGTTCGCGATGGACGTGCCAGGGCAGGAAAGGCTGGCGGCGTCCGGACGTACGGTTCCGTCGCGTGTTGACGTCGCCCAATCCGAGGTGTTCCTCGAACCGCACGAGCCGCCGCGCTCGTCACAGGTGTATCTCGATGCCGAACCGCATCTGCGCACCACGCCCCGGACCGGAACGTGGTCCCGGGTGGAACGCGAAGCCAACGCGCTGCTGGAAGAGGTCTTCTACGGGCGCGTCGAACGCGAGGAGGGCCTGCGGCGCCTCGAAGAAGACCTGAGGCCGTTGTTCGATCTCAGCATCGGAGGGACCGACCGGTGA
- a CDS encoding ABC transporter ATP-binding protein codes for MTLRQESKPTGARAGAGIVLESLTKCYGPITALDGVDLAVRAGELVTLVGPSGSGKSTILRLIAGLERPDRGRVVVGDRDVVDVPPQQRSVAMVFQDYALYPHLTVQDNLLFGLRVRKVPRAEATRRAREAAERLGIAELLDRHPDEMSGGQRQRVALARALVRDPSVYLLDEPLASLDTQLRTTTRADLLAIHRQLGTTTLHVTHDQAEAMTLGDRVVVIEGGRVRQAGAPQDVYDEPADTFVARFLGSPPMNLVPGGGVLGDSTGVVVGIRPEDLALDSEGPIAATVEAVEALGNEAVLLTRCADGTRLAIRTEPRLGLLTGDAVRLSPDARRVHRFDAGTGRRL; via the coding sequence GTGACCCTGCGGCAAGAGTCCAAGCCGACCGGGGCCCGGGCCGGCGCCGGCATCGTGCTCGAATCGCTGACAAAGTGCTATGGCCCGATCACCGCCCTCGACGGAGTCGACCTAGCGGTGCGCGCCGGTGAGTTGGTGACACTCGTCGGCCCCTCGGGATCCGGCAAGTCCACGATCCTGCGGCTGATCGCCGGGCTGGAACGGCCCGACCGGGGGCGCGTCGTCGTCGGCGACCGCGACGTCGTCGACGTTCCGCCGCAACAGCGCTCGGTGGCGATGGTGTTCCAGGACTACGCCCTCTACCCCCACCTCACCGTTCAGGACAACCTGCTGTTCGGGCTCCGGGTCCGAAAGGTGCCACGCGCCGAGGCAACGCGACGCGCGCGAGAGGCGGCCGAACGGCTGGGGATCGCCGAACTGCTCGACCGCCACCCCGACGAGATGTCCGGCGGACAACGCCAGCGGGTGGCGCTGGCCCGGGCGCTGGTGCGCGACCCGAGCGTCTACCTGCTCGACGAGCCACTGGCCAGTCTCGACACCCAGCTGAGGACCACCACGCGGGCGGATCTGCTGGCCATCCATCGCCAGCTGGGCACCACCACCCTGCATGTCACCCATGACCAAGCGGAGGCGATGACGCTGGGCGACCGCGTGGTGGTCATCGAGGGCGGCCGGGTGCGGCAGGCCGGAGCACCGCAGGACGTCTACGACGAGCCCGCCGACACCTTCGTGGCCCGATTCCTCGGCAGTCCGCCGATGAACCTGGTGCCGGGTGGCGGAGTACTAGGCGATTCGACCGGCGTCGTGGTGGGCATCCGGCCTGAGGACCTGGCTCTTGACTCCGAGGGGCCGATCGCGGCGACGGTCGAGGCCGTCGAGGCGCTCGGCAACGAGGCGGTGCTGCTGACCAGGTGCGCCGACGGGACGCGGCTGGCGATCCGGACCGAACCCCGTCTGGGGCTTCTCACCGGCGACGCCGTGCGCCTCAGTCCGGATGCCCGGCGGGTACACCGGTTCGACGCCGGCACCGGGCGCCGGCTGTGA
- a CDS encoding carbohydrate ABC transporter permease encodes MLSGWAFLMPYAIAVVVLIALPALLNVGYAFTDHTGLTRDPQFVGLDNVRRLMSDAFFLDSLEASLVHVSLSVPLRLLAAVGLGLLLAAPRPGGRLFRTAVYLPTVIPDVALAVLFLWVLNPLYGPLNQLLGLFGHSGFNWLADPATARVGVVLMLMFPIGEGFIVVLAARRMLDNRLYEAASLEGCGPFGQLRRITLPLLAPVLILLAVRDTILTLQVNFVPAYVLTDGRPANATLYLPVYIFDHAFEFSGFAYGALISIVLMVITTVIITALFLVARRWRVFR; translated from the coding sequence ATGCTGAGCGGCTGGGCATTCCTCATGCCCTACGCGATCGCCGTCGTCGTACTGATCGCGTTGCCCGCGCTGCTCAACGTTGGCTATGCGTTCACCGACCACACCGGGCTGACCCGCGACCCACAGTTCGTCGGTCTGGACAATGTGCGCCGGCTGATGTCCGACGCGTTCTTCCTGGACAGCCTGGAGGCTTCGCTCGTCCACGTCAGCCTGTCCGTCCCGCTGAGACTGCTCGCCGCCGTCGGCCTCGGACTGCTCCTTGCCGCTCCCAGGCCAGGCGGCCGGCTGTTTCGCACCGCGGTCTACCTGCCGACGGTCATCCCCGACGTCGCGCTGGCGGTGCTGTTCCTCTGGGTCCTGAATCCGCTGTACGGTCCGCTGAACCAACTACTCGGACTGTTCGGCCATTCCGGATTCAACTGGCTGGCCGACCCGGCCACGGCCCGCGTGGGCGTGGTCCTCATGCTGATGTTCCCCATCGGCGAGGGGTTCATCGTGGTGCTCGCCGCCCGGCGGATGCTCGACAACCGGCTGTACGAGGCGGCATCGCTGGAAGGCTGCGGGCCGTTCGGCCAGCTGCGCCGGATCACGCTGCCGCTGCTCGCGCCGGTCCTGATATTGCTCGCGGTGCGTGACACGATCCTCACCCTTCAGGTGAACTTCGTGCCCGCGTACGTGCTCACCGATGGCCGGCCGGCCAATGCCACGCTGTACCTGCCCGTATACATCTTCGACCACGCGTTCGAGTTCTCCGGTTTCGCCTACGGCGCGCTGATCAGCATCGTGCTGATGGTCATCACCACGGTGATCATCACGGCGCTGTTCCTCGTAGCACGCCGCTGGCGTGTCTTCCGCTGA
- a CDS encoding WD40/YVTN/BNR-like repeat-containing protein, with product MKSTLARHQRGVTAVAVLALVAAVALVASLVSARGEDTHATSMPTGPMELPGEWMTSQRLSDGVTEVSAATYASARSEAQSIERRTRNAYRHLAQLNWDFFGPANIGGRVVDIAIDPEVDDQIFIAAASGGIWKSSDAGMTYQSVWPDDWVQGMGAVAITSDGVLFAGTGEPQPGGGSITFGGDGIYRSYDRGETWENVGLEDSHAIARFAIDPSDEDRIFAAAAGNLFVPGGERGVYLTEDGGDTWREVLTPLNDTTGATEVVIDPDNPDRVYAAMWDHLREPHQRTYGGPGSSLWRSDDGGATWERMTNGLPTDDDQGRWGLTLAPSNPDRLYAYVGTALGPFRAFYRSDDGGDSWTQTPLTAAGASQSTFSWWFGKIWVDPTDEDHVFLAGVQLRRSTDGAMSFTNSGGIHVDQHKMAWDPDVPDRVYLGNDGGMYRSDANGATNTWTKATDEPYTQFYSVDAAETDPVLKVGGTQDNGCLRGYNGPGGRWDAIGCGDGLQVIIHPEDPTIVFGCSQYGSCYRSENSGDTPRQPIGAGQTTSQRRNWFTPLVFDPSDPDVMYYAGNIVNRSTDNGRTWTAISPDLTGGGPNDPAGYPWGTITAVAVAPTDGDTLYAGTDDGKLWWTDDVGENWHEVDSSELPGTWVTRIAVHPDDAKIAYATFSGFRSGSDRPHLLVTQDGGKTWSDIGQGLPDAPVNSVVPTSDGLLIVGTDVGVYLSAWNGGEWASLGSDLPVAATMYMRYHEPSRQLSVATFGRGIYEIDVPQCRAASTRLPLRDPGVGVPGVLASCRAAQ from the coding sequence ATGAAAAGTACGCTCGCCCGGCACCAACGAGGTGTTACGGCGGTCGCTGTACTCGCATTGGTCGCGGCGGTGGCGCTCGTCGCCTCGCTCGTCTCGGCGCGAGGCGAAGACACACACGCGACGTCAATGCCCACCGGACCGATGGAACTGCCCGGTGAATGGATGACCAGCCAGCGGCTCAGCGACGGAGTCACCGAAGTCTCCGCCGCGACGTACGCCTCAGCCCGTTCCGAGGCCCAGAGCATCGAACGGCGCACCCGCAATGCCTACCGCCACCTCGCGCAGCTGAATTGGGACTTCTTCGGCCCCGCGAACATCGGTGGCCGTGTCGTCGACATCGCTATCGACCCCGAGGTGGACGACCAAATCTTCATCGCGGCCGCCTCCGGCGGCATCTGGAAGTCCAGCGACGCCGGGATGACCTATCAGTCGGTGTGGCCGGACGACTGGGTGCAGGGCATGGGCGCGGTAGCGATCACCAGCGACGGCGTACTGTTCGCCGGCACCGGTGAACCGCAGCCCGGCGGCGGTTCGATCACCTTCGGGGGCGACGGAATCTACCGCTCCTACGACCGGGGCGAGACCTGGGAGAATGTCGGGCTCGAAGACAGCCACGCGATCGCTCGCTTCGCCATCGACCCGAGCGACGAAGACCGGATCTTCGCGGCGGCCGCGGGCAACCTGTTCGTGCCGGGCGGCGAGCGCGGTGTCTACCTCACCGAGGACGGCGGCGACACCTGGCGCGAAGTACTGACGCCGCTGAACGACACCACGGGAGCGACCGAGGTCGTGATCGACCCAGACAATCCGGATCGCGTCTACGCCGCGATGTGGGATCACCTGCGCGAGCCACACCAGCGCACGTACGGCGGCCCCGGTTCCAGTCTCTGGCGCTCCGACGACGGCGGCGCCACCTGGGAACGTATGACGAACGGGTTGCCGACCGATGACGACCAGGGCCGCTGGGGTCTCACTCTGGCCCCGAGCAACCCGGACCGGCTGTACGCGTACGTCGGGACCGCACTGGGGCCGTTCCGGGCGTTCTACCGCTCCGACGACGGCGGCGACAGCTGGACCCAGACGCCGCTGACCGCCGCGGGCGCGTCCCAGTCGACCTTCAGCTGGTGGTTCGGCAAGATCTGGGTCGACCCCACTGACGAAGACCACGTGTTCCTGGCCGGTGTCCAGCTGCGTCGCTCCACCGACGGCGCGATGTCCTTCACCAACTCCGGCGGCATCCACGTCGACCAGCACAAGATGGCGTGGGACCCGGACGTGCCGGACCGGGTCTACCTCGGCAACGACGGCGGAATGTACCGGTCCGACGCCAACGGAGCCACGAACACCTGGACGAAGGCCACCGACGAGCCGTACACCCAGTTCTACTCGGTGGACGCCGCGGAGACCGATCCCGTGCTCAAGGTGGGTGGCACCCAGGACAACGGCTGCCTGCGCGGCTACAACGGGCCCGGCGGCAGGTGGGACGCCATCGGCTGCGGCGACGGCCTGCAGGTGATCATCCACCCCGAGGATCCGACCATCGTGTTCGGTTGCAGCCAGTACGGCAGCTGCTACCGGTCGGAGAACAGCGGCGACACCCCGCGCCAGCCGATCGGGGCCGGGCAGACCACCTCCCAGCGCCGGAACTGGTTCACCCCGCTGGTGTTCGACCCGAGCGATCCGGACGTCATGTACTACGCCGGGAACATCGTCAATCGATCCACCGACAACGGCCGGACCTGGACCGCGATCAGTCCTGACCTGACGGGTGGTGGCCCAAACGATCCCGCGGGATACCCGTGGGGCACGATCACCGCCGTCGCCGTCGCACCCACCGACGGAGATACCCTGTACGCCGGCACCGACGACGGCAAGCTGTGGTGGACCGACGACGTGGGCGAGAACTGGCACGAGGTCGACTCCTCGGAGCTTCCCGGTACGTGGGTGACTCGAATCGCCGTGCATCCCGACGATGCGAAGATCGCCTACGCGACATTCTCCGGGTTCCGGTCCGGCAGCGATCGTCCGCACCTGCTGGTGACTCAAGACGGCGGCAAGACGTGGTCCGACATCGGACAGGGGTTGCCCGATGCGCCGGTGAACTCGGTGGTTCCCACCTCGGACGGGCTGCTGATCGTGGGAACCGACGTGGGCGTCTACCTGTCGGCCTGGAATGGCGGCGAGTGGGCTTCGCTCGGGTCCGACCTGCCCGTGGCAGCGACGATGTACATGCGCTACCACGAACCCAGCCGGCAGTTGAGTGTGGCGACGTTCGGGCGCGGCATCTACGAGATCGATGTGCCACAGTGCCGCGCGGCATCTACCCGGCTGCCGCTACGCGACCCCGGTGTCGGAGTCCCAGGCGTCCTCGCCTCTTGCCGGGCAGCACAATAG
- a CDS encoding GntR family transcriptional regulator, which translates to MSSSMEGAESIVPATLAKRTSLREQVADSLRAAVIAGEMKPGQVYSAPALATRFGVSATPVREAMLDLTKQGLIAVVPNKGFQVTMLSDAELDEITDIRLLLEPPAAARAAENVQAEDVAALAGVATKILDAAAAGDLATYTEGDRQFHGRLLEMSGNNRLVDMVRELHDRCRLAEPMGLLERGLLRTAAGEHLTMCELLAAGDGAALAALMRVHIEHVRRHRDE; encoded by the coding sequence ATGTCTAGTTCGATGGAGGGTGCCGAATCGATCGTGCCGGCGACGCTCGCCAAACGCACGAGTCTGCGCGAACAAGTCGCCGATTCCCTGCGCGCAGCCGTCATCGCCGGCGAGATGAAGCCTGGTCAGGTCTACTCCGCGCCAGCACTCGCTACCCGCTTCGGGGTCTCCGCCACCCCGGTCCGGGAAGCGATGCTGGACCTGACCAAGCAAGGCCTGATCGCGGTCGTGCCGAACAAAGGTTTCCAGGTGACGATGCTGTCCGACGCCGAGCTCGACGAGATCACCGACATCCGTCTGTTGCTGGAACCGCCGGCCGCGGCGCGCGCCGCCGAAAACGTTCAAGCGGAGGACGTCGCCGCGCTCGCCGGGGTCGCCACGAAGATCCTCGACGCCGCCGCGGCCGGCGACCTGGCCACCTACACCGAGGGGGACCGTCAGTTTCACGGGCGACTGCTGGAGATGAGCGGAAACAACCGGCTGGTGGACATGGTGCGCGAGTTACACGATCGGTGCCGGCTGGCCGAGCCCATGGGTTTACTGGAACGAGGTCTCCTCAGGACGGCAGCCGGTGAACACCTGACCATGTGTGAGCTTCTAGCCGCGGGCGACGGCGCGGCGCTGGCTGCTCTGATGCGTGTCCACATCGAACATGTCAGGCGACACCGGGATGAATGA
- a CDS encoding PucR family transcriptional regulator gives MELTLQQHLDALAERVGRPAVLEDRFMRLIAYSSHDQPLDGVREDSILRRHASPEVTSWLKEFGLPDARRPLRLPANPELHMLARVCIPVLHKDKALGYLWFVDSDDSMSAADIDVCVHEASELGDHLHRESTASLFSAARLNDAMHMLLSDSPLTQEAAQTLEETGYISVDDGIAIAVIQGLPAHPSLDLEDAFALAMTDFQRMVRRGQALELVRRDHCVLLLACPSDDDPHLRERIELAIELAQARLAAAGHRVTLVAGVGSRRADLDHAINSLREARMSADAARLLSGIGSVVYWSQLGIHRIVVELASMSEHVPTVHAGLGRLLDDPECLPLLETLETYLDVAGNAQVTAERLNLHRTSLYYRLQRVEQLAGTDLKDGIERLALHLALKVARMTGRYAPRQSTGGPPDDITAPETRTPRQRVAIR, from the coding sequence TTGGAACTCACGCTGCAGCAGCACCTGGACGCGCTCGCCGAGCGCGTGGGCAGGCCGGCCGTGCTCGAAGACCGTTTCATGCGCCTGATCGCCTACAGCTCACACGACCAGCCGCTCGACGGCGTGCGTGAAGACTCGATCCTGCGCCGGCACGCCTCGCCCGAGGTGACCAGCTGGCTCAAGGAGTTCGGGTTACCGGACGCCCGGCGGCCTCTTCGGCTACCCGCCAATCCAGAGCTGCACATGCTGGCACGTGTGTGTATCCCGGTCCTCCACAAGGACAAAGCGCTCGGGTATCTGTGGTTCGTCGATTCCGACGATTCCATGAGCGCCGCCGACATCGACGTCTGTGTGCACGAAGCATCCGAACTCGGTGACCATCTACACCGGGAGAGCACCGCCAGCTTGTTCTCCGCCGCACGCCTCAACGATGCGATGCACATGCTCCTGAGCGATTCCCCGCTCACCCAGGAAGCCGCGCAGACTCTCGAGGAGACGGGCTACATTTCCGTCGACGACGGCATCGCCATCGCCGTTATCCAGGGCCTGCCGGCCCACCCGTCCCTTGATCTCGAAGATGCCTTCGCGCTTGCCATGACCGACTTCCAGCGCATGGTGCGCCGCGGCCAGGCGCTCGAACTCGTTCGCCGCGACCACTGCGTGCTGCTGCTCGCCTGTCCCAGCGACGACGACCCTCACCTCCGGGAACGCATCGAGCTGGCCATCGAACTCGCCCAGGCCCGGCTCGCCGCCGCCGGGCACCGGGTGACGCTCGTCGCCGGCGTCGGCAGCCGCCGTGCTGACCTTGACCACGCGATCAACTCTCTCCGGGAAGCACGCATGTCGGCCGACGCGGCACGGCTGCTCTCCGGGATCGGCAGCGTCGTCTACTGGTCCCAGCTGGGCATCCACCGGATCGTGGTGGAGCTCGCGTCCATGAGCGAGCACGTCCCTACGGTGCATGCCGGGCTCGGCCGGCTGCTCGACGATCCGGAGTGCCTGCCACTGCTGGAGACCCTGGAGACCTACCTCGACGTCGCCGGGAATGCCCAAGTCACCGCCGAGCGCCTCAACCTGCACCGGACTTCGCTCTATTACCGGCTGCAACGGGTGGAGCAGCTCGCCGGCACCGACCTCAAGGACGGCATCGAGCGCCTCGCGCTGCACCTGGCGCTCAAGGTTGCCCGTATGACGGGCCGATACGCCCCTCGCCAGAGCACCGGCGGGCCCCCTGACGACATCACGGCGCCCGAGACGCGCACACCTCGCCAACGCGTCGCCATCCGCTGA
- a CDS encoding o-succinylbenzoate synthase yields MRSEIDFDGARIYAIPMRTRFRGITVREGMLIEGPAGWGEFCPFAEYDDATSAAWLATAVEQATAGWPEPVRERIPVNCTVPAVGPERAYEIVSGSGCSTAKVKVADHPDSLPEDLARVEAVRDALGPGGAVRVDANGVWDVDAAVTHIRRLDAAAGGLEYVEQPCPTIEDLAAVRRRVDVRIAADESIRRAEDPMRVAVAGAADIAVIKCTPLGGVRRALQVAEAAALPCVVSSALETSVGLSAQLALAGALPDLDFACGLGTLALLDGDVVAEADSFRPVGGYLPVPRTPPAPELVQLSRYELRNADQAAWWRHRLTRVLSALP; encoded by the coding sequence GTGAGGAGCGAGATCGACTTCGACGGGGCGCGGATCTACGCGATCCCGATGCGGACCCGGTTCCGTGGGATCACCGTGCGCGAGGGAATGCTGATCGAGGGACCGGCGGGTTGGGGCGAGTTCTGCCCGTTCGCCGAGTACGACGACGCGACGTCGGCCGCCTGGCTGGCGACGGCTGTCGAACAGGCCACAGCCGGCTGGCCGGAGCCGGTGCGGGAGCGGATCCCGGTCAACTGCACTGTTCCCGCCGTCGGGCCGGAGCGTGCGTACGAGATCGTGTCAGGCTCCGGATGTTCCACGGCCAAGGTCAAGGTGGCCGATCATCCCGACTCCCTCCCTGAAGACCTGGCCAGAGTGGAGGCGGTCCGGGACGCCCTGGGACCAGGCGGCGCAGTTCGCGTGGACGCGAACGGGGTGTGGGACGTCGACGCCGCGGTCACCCATATCCGGCGGCTTGACGCTGCCGCGGGCGGGCTTGAGTACGTGGAGCAGCCTTGTCCGACCATCGAGGACCTGGCGGCAGTGCGCCGCCGGGTGGATGTCCGCATCGCCGCCGACGAGTCGATCCGGCGGGCCGAGGACCCGATGCGGGTAGCAGTAGCGGGCGCTGCCGACATCGCCGTGATCAAGTGCACGCCACTCGGAGGTGTGCGGCGAGCACTGCAGGTCGCCGAGGCCGCCGCGTTGCCGTGCGTTGTGTCGTCCGCGCTGGAGACCAGCGTTGGATTGAGCGCACAACTGGCGCTGGCCGGTGCTCTGCCTGACCTGGATTTTGCTTGCGGTTTGGGCACGCTGGCGCTGCTGGACGGCGATGTCGTCGCCGAGGCCGACTCGTTTCGGCCCGTCGGCGGCTATCTGCCCGTGCCCCGAACTCCGCCCGCCCCCGAACTTGTCCAGCTCAGCCGGTACGAGCTGCGAAACGCGGACCAGGCTGCCTGGTGGAGACACCGCCTCACCCGAGTCCTCAGCGCCCTCCCCTAG
- a CDS encoding CocE/NonD family hydrolase — MRRFMHVRRVAVIAVGAGLITAMAVPLAGQAQPGAESQLPGQPAVDIFPEEAELDEGEAWEARQRFDDTRARLLSVPEPDEIVVDDGVTQPVFDYAGAVREAVEIPGAVSSVDGDETDTLYVDIIRPAASDGDLKVPTIIVPSPYYHANGRGRLAERKATPGEPLDHFPLYYDNYFVPRGYAVALLDLAGTRGSTGCLDIGGPAEIENTVKLVEWLNGSGVAYDLDGNEVEADWSNGLSAMVGKSWDGTVANGVAATGVEGLATIVPITAISSWYHWYWHNGVHFQGHTALSLATSIQNSNQLPPFSECTGVREELALGDITRDPDHEFWVERDYIRNADQVKASVFIVHGTQDYNVKPVNYGEWWDALADNDVPRKIWLSPVAHEKAFDFRRDEWLVTIHRWFDHWLHGIENGIMDEPVADVEYDRDRWETYDDWPGGTHTLLRLGQPENADDVRQGVLSLDQRNLSPRTQSFTEARRPLNTVVQNGFADDDHRLVFMTGELTEPVRISGSATVSLRASIDGTDAGLSAYLVDYGTAERTNWTASGGIRNLETISCFGQGTEADTGCYPDVERNTRTLGHEAVARGWASASFLADADELRPGSGHRLEWDIMTDDYTFEAGHRIGIVIAGIDTNIQARFNHGNDIEVNLNGSHVHLPVVGGPNALRRALN; from the coding sequence ATGCGAAGATTCATGCACGTCAGGCGGGTAGCCGTGATCGCCGTCGGCGCTGGCTTGATCACCGCCATGGCAGTGCCGCTGGCGGGCCAAGCCCAACCGGGCGCGGAGTCGCAGCTGCCTGGGCAACCGGCGGTCGATATTTTTCCCGAGGAGGCCGAGCTCGACGAGGGCGAAGCTTGGGAAGCCCGGCAGCGGTTCGACGACACGCGGGCGCGGCTGCTGTCGGTTCCGGAGCCGGACGAGATCGTCGTCGATGACGGCGTCACCCAGCCGGTGTTCGACTACGCCGGCGCGGTCCGTGAGGCCGTCGAGATCCCCGGCGCGGTGAGCAGCGTCGACGGCGACGAAACCGACACCCTATATGTCGACATCATCCGCCCCGCGGCATCCGACGGCGACTTGAAAGTGCCGACGATCATCGTCCCGAGCCCTTACTACCATGCCAACGGTCGCGGCCGGCTGGCCGAGCGAAAGGCGACCCCGGGCGAACCGCTCGACCATTTCCCGTTGTATTACGACAACTATTTCGTCCCTCGCGGCTATGCGGTAGCGCTGCTGGACCTGGCCGGCACCCGCGGTTCGACCGGCTGCCTGGACATCGGCGGTCCGGCCGAGATCGAGAACACCGTGAAACTCGTCGAATGGCTCAATGGGTCCGGCGTCGCCTACGACCTTGACGGCAATGAAGTCGAAGCCGACTGGTCCAACGGGTTGTCGGCGATGGTCGGGAAGTCGTGGGACGGCACCGTCGCCAACGGTGTGGCAGCGACCGGAGTCGAAGGCCTGGCGACCATCGTGCCGATCACGGCGATCTCGAGCTGGTACCACTGGTACTGGCACAACGGCGTCCATTTCCAGGGACACACCGCGCTGAGCCTGGCGACATCGATCCAGAACTCCAACCAGCTTCCTCCGTTCTCGGAGTGCACCGGCGTGCGCGAGGAGCTGGCTCTAGGTGACATCACCCGGGACCCTGATCACGAGTTCTGGGTCGAACGCGACTACATCCGCAACGCCGACCAGGTCAAGGCGAGTGTGTTCATCGTCCACGGCACCCAGGACTACAACGTCAAGCCGGTCAATTACGGCGAGTGGTGGGACGCGCTGGCCGACAACGATGTGCCACGCAAGATCTGGCTGTCGCCCGTGGCGCACGAGAAGGCGTTCGATTTCCGGCGCGACGAGTGGCTCGTGACGATCCACCGCTGGTTCGACCACTGGCTGCACGGCATCGAGAACGGCATCATGGACGAGCCGGTCGCCGACGTCGAATACGACCGCGACCGCTGGGAGACGTACGACGACTGGCCTGGTGGCACACACACTCTGCTCCGGCTCGGGCAGCCGGAGAACGCCGACGACGTCCGCCAGGGTGTGTTGAGTCTCGACCAGCGCAACCTCTCGCCGCGGACACAGTCCTTCACCGAGGCACGGCGCCCGCTTAACACGGTCGTCCAGAACGGCTTCGCCGACGATGATCACCGGCTCGTCTTCATGACCGGCGAGCTCACCGAACCGGTACGGATCAGCGGCTCGGCGACGGTGTCGCTGCGGGCGTCGATCGACGGGACCGACGCGGGGCTGTCCGCGTACTTGGTGGACTACGGCACCGCCGAGCGCACCAACTGGACCGCCAGCGGCGGGATCCGCAACCTGGAGACCATCAGCTGCTTCGGGCAGGGCACTGAAGCCGACACCGGCTGCTACCCGGACGTCGAGCGCAACACCCGTACGCTGGGACACGAAGCCGTGGCCCGAGGCTGGGCGAGCGCAAGCTTCCTCGCCGATGCCGACGAACTGCGACCGGGTTCCGGGCACCGGCTGGAGTGGGACATCATGACCGACGACTACACCTTCGAAGCCGGCCACCGGATCGGCATCGTGATCGCCGGGATCGACACGAACATCCAGGCGAGGTTCAACCACGGCAACGACATCGAGGTGAACCTGAACGGTAGCCACGTGCACCTGCCGGTGGTCGGCGGTCCGAACGCCCTGCGGCGGGCCCTGAACTGA